The following coding sequences are from one Gossypium hirsutum isolate 1008001.06 chromosome A12, Gossypium_hirsutum_v2.1, whole genome shotgun sequence window:
- the LOC107938099 gene encoding caffeoyl-CoA O-methyltransferase: MGPSPAFDQFGTSPTPDRGGKRSNLDFRLHITPLHFFFQLRFPIQRKLKLAQVHKQRKAKRKKLFISRVLAMATNTQEQQSQAGRHQEVGHKSLLQSDALYQYILETSVYPREPEPMKELRELTAKHPWNLMTTSADEGQFLNMLLKLINAKNTMEIGVYTGYSLLATALAIPDDGKILAMDVNRENYELGLPVIQKAGVAHKIDFKEGPALPVLDQLVEDEKNHGSFDFIFVDADKDNYLNYHKRLIELVKVGGLIGYDNTLWNGSVVAPPDAPLRKYVRYYRDFVMELNKALAVDPRIEICMLPVGDGITLCRRVK, from the exons ATGGGTCCCAGTCCAGCTTTCGATCAATTTGGGACTTCACCAACCCCCGACCGGGGTGGCAAGCGGTCCAACCTGGATTTTCGACTTCATATAACCCCTTTGCATTTCTTCTTTCAACTCAGGTTTCCAATTCAAAGGAAATTGAAACTCGCTCAGGTCCATAAACAAAGGAAAGCAAAGAGAAAGAAGCTTTTCATTTCAAGGGTTTTAGCAATGGCAACCAATACGCAAGAGCAGCAATCTCAGGCTGGTAGGCACCAGGAAGTTGGCCACAAGAGCCTTTTGCAAAGTGATGCTCTTTACCAG TATATCCTCGAGACCAGTGTGTATCCGAGGGAGCCTGAACCCATGAAGGAGCTCAGAGAGTTGACTGCCAAGCACCCATG GAACCTTATGACAACATCAGCCGATGAAGGCCAGTTCTTGAACATGCTTCTTAAGTTGATCAATGCCAAGAACACCATGGAGATTGGTGTCTACACTGGCTATTCTCTCTTAGCCACTGCCCTTGCTATCCCTGATGATGGAAAG aTCCTAGCCATGGATGTTAACAGAGAAAACTACGAGCTGGGTCTGCCTGTAATCCAAAAGGCTGGTGTTGCACACAAAATTGATTTCAAAGAGGGCCCTGCTTTGCCAGTTCTTGATCAATTAGTGGAAGAT GAAAAGAACCACGGATCCTTTGACTTCATCTTTGTGGATGCTGATAAAGACAATTACCTAAACTACCACAAGAGGCTAATTGAGCTGGTGAAAGTAGGCGGTTTGATCGGCTACGACAATACCCTATGGAATGGGTCGGTGGTAGCACCACCTGATGCGCCTCTCAGGAAGTACGTTAGGTATTACAGAGACTTCGTCATGGAACTCAACAAGGCTCTTGCTGTTGATCCCAGGATTGAGATCTGCATGCTCCCGGTTGGTGATGGCATCACCCTTTGCCGTCGCGTTAAATGA
- the LOC107938056 gene encoding E3 ubiquitin-protein ligase MBR2, translating into MSSLMQGQGSTIDSFPEIVNIDEGTSPNNTSIGQPNSLHDMLNPVETRLSNFTAPSGGTMHRNAITLDVQSISGWNSGQPSSRQGVQNQVTQDALNHRLNDDGEDARIRATPRSEERRIEPLNVFFTGRLNNGWSGNLVRSGPICLQSSSSNHIPGNVNLNEGFISGNGTRESVVGTGGRPNLHDSGGLEREQISNASVSSDNVGSSSGSSNHVGEENNDGSGSSLGSYGLSCKRKALEGTSGQSFSAGASGCFQQVENIAWHASPTRNEASSSLSLSTPSSNFLNVTPPDQSNPRVGLGMRGVVSDAFLSLGERRANPGNEQESLPFSLLSTRAAGHSSFVSPSHPRVAPVDESLNLRPTTTIAGNSGSTSTQPHMRTASIVPRNVHPISRNGTSSSSVCNPSSSSSSGEIRGEPNIRNISRNNVEHPMFVPATEMRNVAQDLTGWSLASGNPSTSGSLNPSSNIHPLPDPAWIPPHNPPIHNQQRLSEFASWSLFPPIGSGFGGHSGRFPLPSSSPSASSQETVGPSESNSQGNNQPCPRLALILERHDDDVLGMAHSLRALAADIEGRHRLISEIRQVLNAVHRGENLQIEDYMPFDPFIYHGMAAMHDRHRDMRLDVDNMSYEELLALEERIGDVSTGLSEEMILKLMEQRKHSSTSTESQQDLEPCCICQEEYANGDDTGILDCGHDFHSNCIKQWLMLKNLCPICKTTGLLK; encoded by the exons ATGTCGTCCCTGATGCAAGGTCAGGGGAGCACCATTGATTCCTTCCCTGAAATTGTTAATATTGATGAGGGAACAAGTCCCAATAACACTAGTATTGGTCAACCGAATTCATTGCATGACATGCTGAATCCTGTGGAAACTCGGCTATCCAATTTTACAGCACCTTCTGGTGGGACAATGCACAGAAATGCTATTACCCTTGATGTTCAGAGCATTAGTGGCTGGAATTCTGGTCAACCAAGCTCTAGACAGGGAGTGCAGAACCAGGTGACGCAGGATGCTCTAAATCATCGTCTTAATGATGATGGTGAGGATGCACGTATACGGGCCACTCCGAGGTCAGAAGAACGGCGGATTGAACCACTAAATGTCTTTTTTACTGGGAGACTGAATAATGGATGGAGTGGCAATCTGGTTAGAAGTGGGCCCATATGTTTGCAGAGTTCCAGCTCTAATCATATCCCAGGGAATGTGAATTTAAATGAAGGATTTATTAGTGGAAATGGTACCAGAGAGTCGGTTGTTGGAACTGGTGGAAGGCCTAATCTCCACGATTCAGGTGGATTAGAAAGAGAACAGATATCTAATGCAAGTGTTTCTTCTGATAATGTTGGCAGTTCATCTGGAAGCTCTAATCATGTAGGAGAGGAAAACAATGATGGCTCAGGCTCCTCTTTGGGCAGTTATGGTTTATCCTGCAAGAGGAAGGCCCTTGAAGGTACTTCTGGACAGTCTTTTTCTGCCGGTGCTTCAGGCTGTTTTCAACAAGTAGAAAATATTGCGTGGCATGCTAGTCCTACTCGTAATGAAGCTTCCAGCAGCTTGAGTTTATCTACACCCTCTTCGAATTTCCTTAATGTGACTCCACCTGATCAGTCAAATCCAAGAGTTGGGCTTGGTATGAGAGGAGTAGTTAGTGATGCATTTCTTTCTTTAGGTGAAAGAAGAGCAAATCCGGGAAATGAACAAGAATCTTTACCATTTAGTTTATTGTCAACCAGGGCTGCTGGCCATTCTAGTTTCGTCTCTCCTAGTCACCCTCGAGTTGCACCAGTTGATGAATCTCTAAACTTGAGACCAACAACAACAATAGCTGGAAATTCTGGCTCAACCTCAACTCAACCTCATATGAGAACTGCTTCTATTGTCCCAAGAAATGTGCATCCTATCTCTAGGAATGGTACTTCCAGTTCAAGTGTTTGCAACCCATCAAGTTCTAGTAGTTCTGGAGAGATACGAGGAGAACCAAACATCAGAAATATCTCAAGAAACAATGTGGAGCATCCCATGTTTGTACCGGCTACTGAGATGAGAAATGTGGCACAAGATCTGACAGGTTGGAGTTTGGCTTCTGGAAACCCTAGTACTTCTGGATCCCTAAACCCTAGTTCAAACATCCATCCTTTGCCTGATCCTGCCTGGATCCCTCCTCACAACCCTCCAATACATAATCAACAGAGACTATCAGAATTTGCATCTTGGTCTTTATTTCCTCCTATTGGTTCTGGATTTGGTGGTCACAGTGGCCGTTTTCCACTACCATCTTCAAGCCCTTCAGCTTCCTCACAGGAGACAGTGGGGCCATCAGAATCTAACAGCCAGGGGAATAATCAACCATGCCCAAGGTTAGCATTAATATTGGAGAGACATGATGATGATGTTCTTGGGATGGCCCATTCATTACGAGCATTGGCTGCTGATATTGAAGGGAGACACCGACTAATTTCTGAG ATTCGCCAAGTCTTAAATGCCGTCCACAGGGGGGAGAACTTACAAATTGAG GATTATATGCCGTTTGATCCATTCATCTATCATGGTATGGCTGCTATGCATGACAGACATAGAGACATGCGTCTTGATGTTGATAACATGTCTTATGAG GAACTGTTGGCATTAGAAGAACGCATAGGAGATGTGAGCACTGGACTGAGCGAGGAAATGATTCTGAAGTTGATGGAACAACGGAAGCATTCATCTACTTCAACAGAATCCCAACAAGATCTGGAACCGTGTTGTATCTGTCAG GAAGAATATGCAAATGGAGATGACACTGGGATACTAGATTGTGGACATGACTTCCACTCTAACTGCATTAAACAATGGTTAATGCTAAAGAACTTGTGCCCTATTTGTAAGACAACAGGCTTGCTTAAATGA